The Prochlorococcus marinus XMU1404 DNA segment GTCCTGAAGCTATAAGACAAGTGAGTTCTTGTTTAGAAACATATTGTCCAAAACTAAATAAAGACTTAGAGGATATTATGTATGTTGATTTTGGGTCAATACTAATTGATAAAAATGACTCAAAGTCAGTTATTGAATCAGTCAAATCAGCAACAAATTATTTAATTAGTAAACGCCTTAGTCCTATTATGATTGGAGGCGAACACTCTATTACGAGAGGTGCTATTGAAGCATTAGTAAAAAAATATCCAGATTTGATATTGGTTCAACTTGATGCTCATGCAGATTTAAGAGAATCATATATAGGAAATCAACATAGTCATGCTTGTACTATGAAAAGATGCTTAGAAGTGCTACCTGAAAAGAAAATTTTGCAAGTAGGAATTAGAAGTGGGACTAAGGAAGAATTTGAAATTATGCATAACAACAACCAATTTGTTAACTTTTGTCCTGGCGGAAATGCACATGAATTAAAACAAGCTCTTCTACCATGCGCTAAGTCTCCAATCTATTTAACAATAGATTTAGATTGGTTTGATCCTAGTTTATTAGCAGGGACAGGAACTCCAGAACCGGGAGGATTTTTTTGGAATGATTTTGAAGAAATACTGAAAACTTT contains these protein-coding regions:
- the speB gene encoding agmatinase: MIKNLFDNENAIFMGAKRSPDDCAIGIFGVNYDGTCSFKPGARFGPEAIRQVSSCLETYCPKLNKDLEDIMYVDFGSILIDKNDSKSVIESVKSATNYLISKRLSPIMIGGEHSITRGAIEALVKKYPDLILVQLDAHADLRESYIGNQHSHACTMKRCLEVLPEKKILQVGIRSGTKEEFEIMHNNNQFVNFCPGGNAHELKQALLPCAKSPIYLTIDLDWFDPSLLAGTGTPEPGGFFWNDFEEILKTLKDFRIVASDIVELSPEIDQSGVSSIVAAKVLRSLILSLENMQ